In a genomic window of Croceibacterium sp. TMG7-5b_MA50:
- the aguB gene encoding N-carbamoylputrescine amidase has product MTSLTVAALQLQLDLEAEQDNIAAVSALVEQAAQAGAQVILPPELFAGGYFCREEDERFFALARPLAEHPSVRAMQTLAKRLKVTIPTSFFEREGHHYYNTLATIGADGEIMGTYRKSHIPDGPGYEEKYYFRPGNTGFKVWDVPNDQGGVTRIGVGICWDQWYPECARVMALMGAEVLFYPTAIGSEPYDASFDTSRMWRRAMVGHAVSNCMPVVAANRIGCEAGQTFYGHSFITDEWGDLLASYEREETGVLTATLDLARAARHRAGMGFFRDRRPQLYGRIAEDI; this is encoded by the coding sequence ATGACCAGCCTCACCGTCGCCGCCCTGCAGCTCCAGCTCGACCTGGAGGCGGAACAGGACAACATCGCCGCCGTCTCCGCCCTGGTCGAACAGGCGGCGCAGGCGGGCGCGCAGGTGATCCTGCCGCCCGAACTGTTCGCCGGCGGCTATTTCTGCCGGGAAGAGGACGAGCGGTTCTTCGCCCTGGCGCGGCCTTTGGCGGAGCATCCCAGCGTGCGCGCCATGCAGACGCTCGCGAAGCGGTTGAAGGTGACGATCCCCACCAGCTTCTTCGAGCGTGAAGGCCATCACTACTACAACACGCTGGCCACGATCGGCGCCGACGGCGAGATCATGGGCACCTACCGCAAGAGCCACATTCCCGATGGCCCGGGCTACGAGGAGAAGTACTACTTCCGCCCCGGCAATACCGGGTTCAAGGTGTGGGACGTGCCCAACGATCAGGGCGGCGTCACCCGCATCGGCGTGGGCATCTGCTGGGACCAGTGGTATCCCGAATGCGCGCGGGTCATGGCGCTGATGGGGGCGGAGGTGCTGTTCTACCCCACGGCCATCGGCTCCGAACCCTATGATGCCAGCTTCGACACCAGCCGCATGTGGCGCCGGGCGATGGTCGGCCATGCGGTCAGCAATTGCATGCCGGTGGTCGCCGCCAACCGCATCGGGTGCGAGGCAGGGCAGACCTTCTACGGCCATTCCTTCATCACCGACGAATGGGGCGACCTCCTCGCCAGTTACGAGCGGGAGGAGACCGGCGTGCTGACGGCGACGCTGGACCTTGCCCGCGCGGCGCGGCACCGGGCCGGCATGGGCTTCTTTCGCGACCGCCGCCCGCAGCTCTATGGCCGCATTGCGGAGGATATCTGA
- the msrA gene encoding peptide-methionine (S)-S-oxide reductase MsrA produces MSETAILAGGCFWCTEAVFNDVVGVSGVESGYIGGTVASPTYKQVCSGTTGHAEAVRVTYDPAVISYAQVLDMFMETHDPSQLNRQGNDVGTQYRSAIFPLDDAQRAEAEAAIGRWNAGHGTMAVTTIEGPAEWYPAEDYHQNYWESEGQRNPYCLAVIPPKLAKLRKSFADRVRQDA; encoded by the coding sequence ATGAGCGAGACGGCGATCCTGGCAGGCGGCTGCTTCTGGTGCACGGAGGCGGTGTTCAACGACGTGGTCGGGGTGAGCGGGGTCGAGAGCGGCTATATCGGCGGCACGGTGGCGAGCCCGACCTACAAGCAGGTGTGCAGCGGCACCACCGGCCATGCGGAGGCGGTGCGCGTGACCTACGACCCGGCGGTCATCAGCTATGCCCAGGTGCTGGACATGTTCATGGAGACGCATGACCCGTCGCAGCTGAACCGGCAGGGCAACGATGTCGGCACCCAGTATCGCAGCGCCATCTTCCCGCTGGACGATGCGCAGCGGGCCGAGGCGGAGGCGGCGATCGGGCGCTGGAACGCGGGCCACGGCACCATGGCGGTGACCACCATCGAAGGCCCGGCCGAGTGGTATCCGGCCGAGGACTACCACCAGAACTACTGGGAGAGCGAGGGCCAGCGCAACCCGTATTGCCTGGCGGTGATCCCGCCCAAGCTGGCGAAGCTGCGCAAGAGCTTCGCGGATCGGGTCAGGCAGGACGCCTGA
- a CDS encoding alkaline phosphatase D family protein, whose protein sequence is MTLLHAPTGRRSFLLGAAIGVPALLTGGRALAASDPFTQGVASGDPWPDGFVIWTRIAPDITAPDGLGGAPDNLPVRWEVAEDDGFRRIVQAGETVSRHLMGGAVHVELAGLKPDRPYWYRFNAQGVNSAIGRAWTTPLPDAPVQSVRFTAATCSHYEQGWFSAYRHMAAEEESRFTLFLGDYIYEGAGRPEGDGRVRSYGDIPVADNLANYRRRYALHHADPDLQALHAAAPALAIWDDHETMNDYSGIWSQEGERLPPAAFAYRRANAYRAFVENMPLRLSRTWQGTRTTIFRRMHWGTLAQFDLLDGRQYRSAPACTAGLDSARGHMTAPDCPDLEDPARTFLGFEQERWLYDGWQRSSARWNLMVQNLLVAPMVFDTPDGPVIWTDTWNGFGTARRRLLDTMVSSGIANPVTLAGDYHSFWCNNLYRGFDANRFAVDGLNMHGEAPVAAEFVVSSVTSSGPPQDFYRRAMPNNPQITFFDSEHRGYMSFDMTADRLDARCMTISDKADPRATLSVLHQRSVEAGRPGLA, encoded by the coding sequence ATGACCCTGCTGCACGCCCCGACCGGTCGCCGTTCGTTCCTGCTGGGCGCCGCCATCGGCGTGCCCGCACTGCTGACCGGGGGGCGTGCGCTCGCCGCCAGCGATCCCTTCACGCAAGGGGTCGCCAGCGGCGATCCGTGGCCGGACGGCTTCGTGATCTGGACGCGCATCGCGCCCGACATCACCGCGCCAGACGGACTGGGTGGCGCGCCCGACAACCTGCCCGTTCGCTGGGAAGTGGCGGAGGATGACGGCTTCCGCCGGATCGTGCAGGCGGGAGAAACGGTCTCGCGCCACCTGATGGGCGGGGCGGTGCATGTGGAACTGGCCGGGCTGAAGCCGGACCGGCCCTACTGGTACCGCTTCAATGCGCAAGGCGTGAACAGCGCGATCGGCCGCGCCTGGACCACGCCACTGCCGGACGCGCCCGTGCAGTCGGTGCGCTTCACCGCCGCCACCTGCTCACACTACGAACAGGGCTGGTTCTCCGCCTATCGCCACATGGCGGCGGAGGAGGAAAGTCGCTTTACCCTGTTCCTGGGCGACTACATCTACGAAGGCGCCGGGCGACCCGAAGGCGACGGGCGTGTGCGATCATATGGCGACATCCCGGTCGCCGACAATCTCGCCAATTACCGCCGCCGCTATGCCCTGCACCATGCCGACCCGGATCTGCAGGCCCTGCATGCCGCCGCGCCCGCACTGGCGATCTGGGACGATCACGAAACGATGAACGATTATTCGGGCATCTGGTCGCAAGAGGGAGAGCGCCTGCCCCCAGCCGCCTTCGCTTATCGCCGCGCCAACGCCTATCGCGCCTTTGTAGAGAACATGCCGCTGCGCCTATCGCGCACCTGGCAGGGCACGCGCACCACCATCTTCCGCCGGATGCACTGGGGCACCCTCGCCCAGTTCGATCTGCTGGACGGGCGCCAGTACCGCTCCGCCCCCGCCTGCACCGCCGGGCTGGACAGCGCCCGCGGGCACATGACCGCGCCCGATTGCCCCGATCTGGAGGATCCAGCCCGCACCTTCCTCGGCTTTGAGCAGGAGCGCTGGCTGTATGATGGCTGGCAGCGAAGCAGCGCGCGCTGGAACCTGATGGTGCAGAACCTGCTGGTCGCGCCCATGGTGTTCGACACACCGGACGGGCCGGTGATCTGGACCGACACATGGAACGGCTTCGGCACGGCAAGGCGCCGATTGCTGGACACCATGGTGTCCAGCGGCATCGCCAATCCGGTGACATTGGCCGGCGACTACCATTCGTTCTGGTGCAACAATCTGTATCGCGGGTTCGACGCCAACCGCTTCGCGGTGGATGGCTTGAACATGCATGGCGAGGCACCTGTGGCGGCCGAGTTCGTGGTCAGCTCGGTTACATCCAGCGGACCACCACAGGATTTCTACCGCCGCGCGATGCCGAACAACCCGCAGATCACCTTTTTCGATTCGGAGCATCGCGGCTACATGAGCTTCGACATGACCGCCGACCGGCTGGACGCGCGCTGCATGACCATTAGCGACAAGGCCGATCCGCGCGCCACACTAAGCGTGCTGCACCAGCGGAGCGTGGAAGCGGGGCGACCAGGTCTCGCTTAA
- a CDS encoding DUF4440 domain-containing protein codes for MLRALLPLAAALLLPACVIGNTTQAGPAALADTTVLDAIEGELDRSAAGWNAGDMDAFLAVYSPSRQASFVVEDGLLRGVPAMAERYRRNYDFGDAAKRGTLSFERLDFRPLGPSHALYIARYRLTYPGGQAPASGVTSLVWERYAEGWRIIADHSS; via the coding sequence ATGCTGCGGGCTCTCCTGCCGCTTGCCGCCGCCCTGCTGCTGCCGGCATGCGTGATCGGCAACACCACGCAGGCGGGCCCTGCCGCGCTGGCGGACACGACAGTCCTCGATGCGATCGAGGGGGAGCTGGACCGTTCCGCCGCCGGCTGGAACGCAGGCGACATGGACGCCTTCCTGGCGGTGTACTCGCCATCGCGGCAGGCCAGCTTCGTGGTGGAGGACGGCCTGCTGCGCGGCGTGCCCGCCATGGCGGAGCGCTATCGCCGCAATTACGATTTCGGCGACGCTGCAAAGCGCGGGACTCTGTCGTTCGAGCGGCTGGACTTCCGCCCGCTTGGCCCGTCGCACGCGCTCTACATCGCGCGCTACCGGCTGACCTATCCGGGTGGGCAGGCACCCGCCAGCGGCGTGACCAGCCTGGTGTGGGAACGATATGCCGAAGGCTGGCGGATCATCGCCGACCACAGCAGCTGA
- the folK gene encoding 2-amino-4-hydroxy-6-hydroxymethyldihydropteridine diphosphokinase, with translation MTHTYLLALGSNQRHAELGNPRQVVAAAMEELAALGTVSARSPVVDSAPVGPSLRRYANAALVLETDRWPPALLAVLQAMEHDFGRRRRGQRWGARVLDLDIVLWSGGEWQTHGLAIPHPQFRHRAFVLRPGAVVAGDWRDPVSGLTLRHLAARLDRTGRLA, from the coding sequence CTGACCCACACCTATCTCCTCGCGCTCGGCTCCAACCAGCGGCACGCGGAACTGGGGAACCCGCGCCAGGTAGTCGCCGCCGCGATGGAGGAACTGGCCGCGCTCGGCACCGTCAGTGCCCGCTCCCCCGTGGTGGACAGCGCGCCCGTGGGCCCGTCGCTGCGCCGCTACGCCAATGCGGCGCTGGTGCTGGAGACGGACCGCTGGCCGCCCGCGCTGCTGGCCGTGCTGCAGGCGATGGAGCATGATTTCGGCCGCCGCCGCCGCGGACAGCGCTGGGGCGCCCGCGTGCTGGACCTCGACATCGTGCTGTGGAGCGGCGGCGAATGGCAGACCCATGGCCTTGCCATCCCGCACCCGCAGTTCCGCCACCGCGCTTTCGTGCTCCGGCCGGGAGCGGTCGTTGCGGGCGACTGGCGCGATCCGGTCAGCGGGCTGACCCTGCGTCACCTGGCGGCGCGCCTTGACCGCACCGGGCGCCTTGCCTAG
- a CDS encoding DUF3616 domain-containing protein, whose protein sequence is MLDAECAELDDPTLNLSAAARHGNTLFLGSDEGVCIERLSRGDAVWAGHQRFSLDTILDLDASEEADIEGLAEDDGWLWVLGSHARTRLKVGRAGDDCIDISAFATLKDTRPRCLLARVPLATDPNTADAMVPVQTDGNRRAGMVRQTKRGNRLAQMMKESPLLKPFTRIAAKEGGVDLEGIAAAGDRVAIGMRGPVIQTYAVLLEVNIVAKPSGRLTIAGPLHKRLLELDGLGIRDLKRDGADLLILAGPTTGLDGPCAVYRWTDWLGDPPRDGQMVRRHRPERIIDLAFGHGDDHPEGLVLLDGTDGKRDLLVVCDTPAADRLDPASRSMRCDRFHLPNGSDAGGES, encoded by the coding sequence GTGCTGGATGCCGAATGCGCGGAACTCGACGATCCGACGCTCAATCTGTCAGCCGCCGCTCGGCATGGAAACACCTTGTTCCTTGGCAGCGATGAAGGTGTCTGCATCGAGCGGTTGAGCCGCGGCGACGCAGTATGGGCAGGTCATCAACGTTTCTCGCTCGATACGATCCTGGACCTTGATGCGTCCGAAGAGGCCGATATCGAAGGATTGGCTGAAGACGATGGCTGGCTCTGGGTGCTCGGGTCGCACGCGCGAACGAGGCTTAAGGTCGGTCGAGCGGGCGACGACTGCATCGACATATCCGCCTTCGCGACTTTGAAGGATACCCGGCCGCGCTGCCTGCTCGCGCGGGTACCGCTGGCGACGGACCCGAACACGGCCGATGCGATGGTACCGGTGCAAACCGACGGAAATCGCCGGGCGGGAATGGTGCGTCAGACCAAGCGCGGCAACCGCCTGGCGCAGATGATGAAGGAAAGCCCGCTTCTGAAGCCATTCACCCGCATCGCCGCCAAGGAAGGTGGCGTCGATCTCGAGGGGATCGCCGCGGCGGGCGACCGGGTGGCGATCGGCATGCGCGGCCCGGTGATCCAGACCTATGCCGTGCTACTGGAGGTGAACATCGTCGCCAAGCCTTCGGGGCGACTGACCATTGCGGGGCCGCTACACAAGCGGCTCCTCGAGCTGGATGGTCTTGGTATCCGTGATCTGAAGCGCGATGGCGCCGATCTCCTGATCCTTGCCGGACCGACAACGGGGCTTGATGGGCCATGTGCCGTGTATCGCTGGACGGATTGGCTCGGCGATCCGCCGCGGGATGGTCAGATGGTACGCCGGCATAGACCGGAACGGATTATCGATCTCGCGTTCGGTCATGGCGACGATCATCCCGAAGGACTGGTGTTGCTGGACGGGACCGACGGGAAGCGCGACCTGCTGGTGGTGTGCGACACTCCTGCCGCGGACCGCCTTGATCCCGCATCACGCAGCATGCGGTGCGATCGCTTCCACCTCCCGAACGGTAGCGACGCGGGCGGTGAGTCATGA
- a CDS encoding TonB-dependent receptor translates to MAALPVNAQTSTDAAATRPTTEGLEVITVTAQRWEQSAQDVPIALTVIGGEELERRNIQTVSDLENSVPSLEVDAQFGGGQPQFRLRGVGGTDYAANNTNTVGVYVDEVALPYGVMTQGALFDIERIEVLRGPQGTLYGRNTTGGAISVITGSPTRDLRIGASLSYGRFNQFDAEGYVSGPVSNTLSARIAISSQQGGAWQRDRDTGEELGDRDRNSVRAKLRWEPSAITTVDLQGDYSRDKSDGRGLQLLNDFTDASGRFYPPDTDHRATGWGISGTFAGLLGVGTDAKPFRNNEGWGTQLRVNSDLDWGTLTAIVAHRDFTRREFNDWDATSSNEAGTYFFNDIDVESGEIRFASRQDRPFRWLVGAYQSFETVDGGFLSDFTQAASLRNIFSTSYNQEVSTTAGFGNVEYDVASTLTFSGGLRFEHETRSLNGFRTEVIFPAYQLRATSDRDLDMDEWSGRAALDWQFSPVAHAYASISRGVKSGGFTTYNTGIPSQNDPYDPETLVAYEAGLKSNLLDNRVQLNLTGFYYDYRDYQLQGVIYTGASRVGRITNAPRAHLYGAEVELTAAPVDGLTIVQNFAYKMGEFDEYMAATSATLDPATGQYTNIQYEDYNGRRLNLPKIDYKGSVAWAVPLADWTVTPEVNWNYRSERWSESDASTIPAYWLANANLSVTPPGEAFAVTLWVRNLFDEQVQETRNRFISARTVSTNPVRTFGVRLNYSY, encoded by the coding sequence ATGGCAGCCTTGCCTGTGAATGCGCAGACCAGCACCGATGCCGCGGCCACGCGCCCGACCACCGAGGGTCTGGAGGTCATCACGGTCACCGCGCAACGGTGGGAACAGAGCGCACAGGACGTGCCCATCGCATTGACCGTGATCGGCGGTGAAGAGCTGGAGCGGCGCAATATCCAGACCGTCAGCGACCTGGAGAACAGCGTTCCCAGTCTGGAGGTCGATGCGCAGTTCGGCGGTGGGCAGCCGCAGTTCCGCCTGCGCGGCGTGGGCGGCACGGACTACGCCGCCAACAACACCAACACGGTCGGCGTCTATGTGGACGAGGTGGCGCTGCCCTATGGCGTCATGACGCAGGGCGCCCTGTTCGACATCGAGCGGATCGAGGTCCTGCGCGGGCCGCAGGGCACGCTCTATGGCCGCAATACGACCGGCGGCGCGATCAGCGTTATCACCGGCAGCCCCACCCGCGACCTGCGCATCGGCGCCAGCCTGTCCTATGGCCGGTTCAACCAGTTCGATGCCGAGGGCTACGTCTCCGGCCCGGTCAGCAATACGCTGAGCGCGCGCATTGCCATATCCAGCCAGCAGGGCGGTGCCTGGCAGCGTGACCGCGACACGGGTGAGGAACTCGGCGACAGGGATCGCAACTCGGTTCGCGCCAAGCTGCGTTGGGAGCCGAGCGCGATCACCACCGTGGACCTGCAAGGCGATTACAGCCGGGACAAGTCGGACGGGCGCGGCCTGCAATTGTTGAACGACTTCACCGATGCGAGCGGACGGTTCTACCCGCCGGATACGGATCACCGGGCAACCGGTTGGGGCATCTCCGGCACGTTCGCCGGCCTGCTGGGGGTCGGTACCGACGCCAAGCCGTTCCGCAACAACGAAGGTTGGGGCACGCAGCTGCGCGTGAACAGCGATCTTGACTGGGGCACGTTGACCGCCATCGTGGCCCATCGCGACTTCACCCGCCGCGAGTTCAACGACTGGGATGCAACCTCCTCCAACGAGGCGGGCACCTACTTCTTCAACGATATCGACGTGGAAAGCGGCGAGATCCGCTTCGCAAGCCGCCAGGATCGCCCGTTCCGTTGGCTGGTCGGCGCCTACCAGTCGTTCGAGACGGTGGATGGCGGCTTCCTGTCCGACTTCACGCAGGCCGCGTCCCTGCGGAATATCTTCTCGACCAGCTACAACCAGGAAGTGTCGACCACCGCCGGCTTCGGCAATGTCGAGTACGATGTCGCATCGACGCTCACCTTCTCCGGTGGCCTCCGGTTCGAACACGAGACGCGCAGCCTGAACGGTTTCCGGACGGAAGTGATCTTCCCCGCTTATCAGTTGCGCGCCACATCGGACCGTGACCTGGATATGGACGAATGGTCTGGCCGCGCCGCCCTGGATTGGCAGTTCAGCCCGGTGGCGCACGCCTATGCCAGCATCTCGCGCGGGGTGAAGTCGGGTGGCTTCACCACCTACAATACCGGTATCCCGTCGCAGAACGATCCCTACGACCCGGAAACGCTGGTCGCGTATGAGGCGGGGCTGAAGTCCAACCTGCTGGACAACCGGGTGCAGCTGAACCTGACCGGCTTTTACTACGATTATCGCGACTACCAGCTGCAGGGCGTGATCTACACTGGGGCATCGCGAGTGGGCCGGATCACCAATGCGCCGCGCGCACATCTGTATGGCGCGGAGGTGGAGCTGACCGCCGCGCCGGTGGACGGCCTCACCATTGTGCAGAACTTCGCCTACAAGATGGGCGAGTTCGACGAATACATGGCTGCCACCTCCGCCACCCTGGACCCGGCGACGGGCCAGTACACGAACATCCAATACGAGGATTACAACGGGCGCCGGCTGAACCTGCCCAAGATCGACTACAAGGGGTCAGTCGCCTGGGCCGTGCCGCTGGCGGACTGGACCGTCACGCCGGAGGTCAACTGGAACTATCGCTCGGAACGGTGGAGCGAGTCCGATGCCTCCACCATCCCGGCCTACTGGCTGGCCAACGCCAACCTGTCCGTGACCCCGCCGGGCGAGGCATTCGCCGTGACCTTGTGGGTGCGCAACCTGTTTGACGAGCAGGTGCAGGAAACGCGAAACCGCTTCATCTCGGCCCGCACGGTGTCCACCAATCCGGTGCGGACGTTCGGCGTTCGGCTGAACTACAGCTATTGA
- the kduI gene encoding 5-dehydro-4-deoxy-D-glucuronate isomerase: protein MFERTYHSTHPEMMNGASQQDLRDRYLVSDLFRAGEIVLTYSHDERFIIGGAVPGAGTLALPIQTEPPSAAGQPLLQRRELGVVNIGTPGTVTVDGATHELGRLDTLYVPMGSAEVSFAGDGARFYLLSVPAHAAFPLRRLTLADSTTLERGSVEDANARSIHQLILPHTCQSAALCLGLTRLQPGSVWNTMPPHTHDRRSEIYLYFDLDDDARVFHFMGPADGTRHLVMRNEEAVISPPWSIHMGCGTRNYGFIWAMAGENMDYTDMDLLGVEDLR from the coding sequence TTGTTCGAACGCACGTACCATTCGACGCATCCGGAGATGATGAACGGCGCTAGCCAGCAGGATCTGCGCGACCGCTACCTGGTGTCGGACCTGTTCCGCGCGGGCGAGATCGTGCTGACCTATTCGCATGACGAACGCTTCATCATCGGCGGCGCGGTGCCGGGCGCGGGCACGCTGGCCCTGCCCATCCAGACAGAGCCGCCGAGCGCCGCGGGCCAGCCGCTGCTGCAGCGGCGCGAACTGGGCGTCGTCAATATCGGTACGCCGGGCACGGTGACGGTAGACGGCGCGACTCACGAACTCGGCCGGCTGGACACGCTGTACGTGCCCATGGGCAGCGCGGAGGTGAGCTTTGCCGGGGATGGCGCGCGCTTCTACCTGCTCAGCGTGCCGGCCCATGCCGCCTTCCCGCTGCGCCGCCTGACCCTGGCCGACTCCACCACGCTGGAACGCGGCAGCGTGGAAGATGCCAATGCCCGCTCCATCCACCAGCTGATCCTGCCGCACACCTGCCAGAGCGCCGCCCTGTGCCTGGGCCTCACCCGGCTGCAGCCGGGCAGCGTGTGGAACACCATGCCACCGCACACGCATGACCGCCGGTCGGAAATCTACCTGTACTTCGACCTGGACGACGATGCGCGCGTGTTCCACTTCATGGGGCCGGCCGACGGCACGCGGCACCTAGTGATGCGCAACGAGGAGGCAGTGATATCGCCCCCGTGGTCGATCCACATGGGCTGCGGCACGCGCAATTACGGCTTCATCTGGGCCATGGCGGGCGAGAACATGGACTACACCGACATGGACCTGCTCGGCGTGGAGGATCTGCGCTGA